One part of the Streptomyces nigra genome encodes these proteins:
- a CDS encoding ABC1 kinase family protein → MSDLPRKAVTRTAKLAALPLGFAGRATWGLGKRIVGESAEIVGRELQQRTAEQMFKVLGELKGGAMKFGQALSVFESALPEEIAGPYRAALTKLQEAAPPMPTRTVHAVLAERLGEDWRELFLEFEDKSAAAASIGQVHRGVWHDGREVAVKVQYPGAGEALLSDLNQLSRFARLLGPLIPGMDIKPLISELKDRVSEELDYGLEAQAQQAHAEEFADDPDVVVPAVVHQSDEVLITEWIDGVPLSEVISDGTEEQRDRAGQLLARFLFSGPARTGLLHADPHPGNFRLLPGDPDGHGDWRLGVLDFGTVDRLPGGLPTPIGESLRMTLDGDADAVYEMLCGEGFVKETIDLEPEAVMDYLLPIIEPAQVEEFTFTRGWMRSQAARVADPRSPAYQLGKQLNLPPAYLLIHRVTLSTIGVLCQLGATVRLREELEEWLPGFAPEDYDYTDEEDSAAEA, encoded by the coding sequence ATGTCTGATCTTCCGCGCAAGGCGGTCACCCGCACCGCCAAGCTCGCCGCGCTCCCGCTCGGCTTCGCCGGGCGGGCGACCTGGGGACTCGGCAAGCGGATCGTCGGTGAGTCCGCGGAGATCGTCGGCCGCGAGCTTCAGCAACGGACCGCCGAGCAGATGTTCAAGGTCCTCGGCGAGCTCAAGGGCGGCGCCATGAAGTTCGGCCAGGCCCTGTCCGTCTTCGAGTCCGCCCTGCCCGAGGAGATCGCCGGGCCGTACCGCGCGGCCCTCACCAAGCTGCAGGAGGCCGCCCCTCCGATGCCGACGCGCACCGTGCACGCGGTGCTGGCGGAGCGGCTCGGCGAGGACTGGCGCGAGCTGTTCCTGGAGTTCGAGGACAAGTCGGCCGCAGCCGCCTCGATCGGCCAGGTGCACCGGGGCGTATGGCACGACGGTCGTGAGGTCGCGGTCAAGGTGCAGTACCCCGGCGCCGGGGAGGCTCTGCTGTCCGACCTGAACCAGCTGAGCCGCTTCGCCCGGCTCCTGGGCCCCCTGATCCCGGGCATGGACATCAAGCCGCTCATCTCGGAGCTGAAGGACCGCGTCTCCGAGGAGCTGGACTACGGCCTGGAGGCGCAGGCACAGCAGGCGCACGCGGAGGAGTTCGCGGACGACCCGGACGTCGTCGTCCCGGCGGTCGTCCACCAGAGCGACGAGGTCCTGATCACCGAGTGGATCGACGGCGTGCCGCTCTCGGAGGTGATCTCCGACGGCACCGAGGAGCAGCGCGACCGCGCCGGTCAGCTCCTGGCCCGGTTCCTCTTCTCCGGCCCGGCCCGCACCGGCCTGCTGCACGCCGACCCCCACCCGGGGAACTTCCGGCTGCTGCCGGGCGACCCGGACGGTCACGGCGACTGGCGGCTGGGCGTGCTGGACTTCGGCACGGTCGACCGGCTCCCGGGGGGCCTGCCGACGCCCATCGGGGAGTCGCTGCGCATGACGCTGGACGGCGACGCGGACGCGGTCTACGAGATGCTGTGCGGCGAGGGCTTCGTCAAGGAGACGATCGACCTGGAGCCCGAGGCCGTCATGGACTACCTGCTGCCGATCATCGAACCGGCGCAGGTCGAGGAGTTCACGTTCACCCGTGGCTGGATGCGCAGTCAGGCGGCCCGGGTCGCCGACCCCCGCTCCCCCGCCTACCAGCTGGGCAAGCAGCTCAATCTGCCGCCCGCCTATCTCCTCATCCACCGGGTGACGCTGAGCACGATCGGCGTGCTGTGTCAGCTCGGGGCGACCGTGCGGCTGCGCGAGGAACTCGAGGAGTGGCTGCCGGGGTTCGCGCCGGAGGACTACGACTACACGGACGAGGAGGACTCGGCGGCGGAGGCCTGA
- a CDS encoding TOMM precursor leader peptide-binding protein: protein MAPLLKPALRRAWRDLNTVQFGMTPAHALTLGPMDTATGSFLDLLNGTRGPELLREEGRRMDLPDGHVDGLLRRLSRAGLLDDARGGGPGGDLLRRRKAVLDRLRPDLASLSLNTSDPGEAIGRLAARRAARVQVRGAGRVGATLASLLAGAGVGEVDVRDIGRVEPGDVTPGGLPAETVGDRRDEAARRVARRHAPDRPPRRDTRSPRGQDAQGHSLVIIAPRDDIGVHAPSPSAAEPLIDSGTPHLYVRVVEGTGVVGPLVLPGETACAGCLDADRTDRDPAWPRLIAQWRSGRGRSRPVPPCDLALATTVAGLAAAHALAFLDGRIPSTAGARWEVSLPGLTWHARPIWAHPACSCGAAAKGEGEHPSAKAGSHETMARERPSKTPRREGGTARPARIWRAHV from the coding sequence CTGGCGCCCTTGCTGAAGCCCGCGTTGCGGCGCGCCTGGCGCGATCTCAATACGGTGCAGTTCGGGATGACTCCGGCGCACGCGCTGACGCTGGGGCCGATGGACACCGCGACGGGCAGCTTCCTCGATCTGCTGAACGGCACCCGGGGACCGGAGTTGCTCCGCGAGGAGGGCCGGCGGATGGACCTGCCCGACGGACACGTCGACGGGCTGCTGCGACGGCTCTCACGGGCCGGTCTGCTCGACGACGCCCGCGGCGGCGGGCCGGGGGGCGACCTGCTGCGGCGCAGAAAGGCCGTCCTGGACCGGCTGCGCCCCGATCTGGCCTCGCTGTCCCTGAACACCTCCGACCCGGGCGAGGCGATCGGCCGCCTCGCCGCCCGGCGTGCGGCGCGGGTGCAGGTCCGGGGCGCGGGCCGGGTCGGCGCGACGCTCGCCTCGCTGCTGGCGGGCGCCGGGGTCGGCGAGGTGGACGTGCGCGACATCGGACGGGTCGAGCCGGGGGACGTGACACCGGGCGGACTGCCCGCGGAGACCGTCGGCGACCGCAGGGACGAGGCCGCGCGCAGGGTCGCCCGCCGGCATGCCCCGGACCGCCCGCCGCGCCGCGACACCCGCTCCCCCCGCGGACAGGACGCCCAGGGCCACTCGTTGGTGATCATCGCCCCGCGCGACGACATCGGTGTGCACGCCCCGTCACCGTCCGCCGCCGAACCGCTGATCGACTCCGGTACGCCTCATCTGTACGTCCGCGTGGTCGAGGGCACCGGTGTGGTCGGTCCCCTCGTCCTGCCCGGCGAGACGGCCTGCGCGGGCTGCCTCGACGCGGACCGCACCGACCGCGACCCGGCGTGGCCGCGTCTGATCGCCCAGTGGCGTTCGGGCCGGGGCAGGTCCCGGCCGGTGCCACCCTGCGATCTCGCGCTGGCCACCACGGTCGCCGGACTGGCCGCCGCGCACGCCCTCGCCTTCCTCGACGGCCGGATCCCGTCGACGGCGGGTGCGCGGTGGGAAGTGTCACTACCCGGTCTGACCTGGCACGCCCGTCCGATCTGGGCGCATCCTGCCTGCTCGTGCGGTGCCGCGGCCAAAGGTGAGGGGGAACACCCCTCCGCGAAGGCGGGGTCGCACGAGACAATGGCGAGGGAACGGCCGTCGAAGACGCCACGCCGCGAGGGGGGCACCGCACGGCCGGCTCGGATCTGGAGGGCGCATGTCTGA
- a CDS encoding M48 family metallopeptidase: MSADPLHRAGTPQRSTTSPPLSGSGANAIEVRRSARRRRTVSAYREGDRTIVLIPARMSEAEEQRWVRVMLDKLAAQESKKVLGDAELSTRADRLSEQYLDGRARPDSVRWVTNQNTRWGSCTPAEGSIRLSHRLQGMPEYVVDYVLLHELAHLLVPGHGPRFWRLLEAYPRTERAKGYLEGVVAAERLPHLPAARGE; the protein is encoded by the coding sequence GTGTCCGCCGACCCACTGCACCGCGCCGGAACGCCACAGCGCAGTACGACGAGCCCGCCCCTGAGCGGCTCGGGGGCGAACGCGATCGAGGTCCGCAGGAGCGCCCGGCGCCGCCGGACGGTCTCGGCGTACCGCGAGGGCGATCGCACCATCGTGCTCATCCCCGCCCGAATGTCCGAGGCGGAGGAGCAGCGCTGGGTGCGCGTCATGCTCGACAAGCTGGCCGCCCAGGAGAGCAAGAAGGTCCTCGGCGACGCCGAACTGTCCACGCGCGCGGACCGTTTGTCGGAGCAGTATCTGGACGGCCGGGCGCGGCCCGACTCGGTCCGCTGGGTCACCAACCAGAACACCCGCTGGGGCTCGTGCACCCCGGCCGAGGGCAGCATCCGGCTCTCCCACCGGCTGCAGGGCATGCCCGAGTACGTCGTGGACTACGTCCTGCTGCACGAGCTCGCGCATCTCCTCGTCCCCGGACACGGGCCCCGCTTCTGGCGGCTGCTGGAGGCGTATCCCCGCACCGAGCGCGCCAAGGGCTATCTCGAAGGTGTCGTGGCCGCCGAGCGGCTGCCCCATCTGCCCGCCGCCCGGGGCGAGTAG
- a CDS encoding TerD family protein, which translates to MAREFQRGHKARISDLTAGTDLYVGVQIGGPGLTFDISCFGLDADERLSDDRYFIFFNQPKSPEEAIQILGAQAGDTESFRVTLDKIPPQIQKLSFTATLDGDGQMSQVGPGYIRIVAGGEEVARYSFTGSEFTTERAVMLGDFYLKDVWRFAAVGQGFDGGLEALLRNFGGEVMEEETPAAAPPQPQAGAGAPSFAPPAQAVAAPAFGAPAGAPAPAPVPQPAAPPAPAPAPAAQGFAPPPGATPPPPAPAPSVHAQPTIVAPMTPPGGTPPPPAPAPAPYGQPSAPPPPGYGYPQAPPAPQAPQAPVPPPGYGQPTPPPGYGQQPPAYGQVPGQIPGQVPGHVPHGAPHGAPQAPGVAAALQQFKETPTGQRWTQQNKKMVRVDLGVGGQPVLARQGSMVLYQGKVDFSYKGAGFSGRIVGNATGQEMQLMRCTGQGQVFLAEDNTMVHPIELQGDGICVSAENVLAFDEGLQYEVRRIEGHGIPGGALFTMQFTGTGTIVVKTHGTPVVLPVTPTTFADCNAVVAWSSAAQVVVSSQVRMRRNAYPGDTGESVNLQFRAAPGSFVVVQPYEI; encoded by the coding sequence ATGGCCAGGGAATTCCAACGCGGCCACAAGGCCAGGATCAGTGATCTCACGGCGGGCACGGACCTGTACGTAGGTGTGCAGATCGGTGGCCCAGGGCTGACCTTCGACATCAGCTGCTTCGGTCTCGACGCCGACGAACGGCTCTCCGACGACCGTTACTTCATCTTCTTCAATCAGCCGAAGTCCCCCGAGGAGGCCATCCAGATCCTCGGCGCGCAGGCCGGTGACACCGAGTCGTTCCGGGTCACGCTCGACAAGATCCCCCCGCAGATCCAGAAGCTGTCCTTCACGGCGACGCTCGACGGCGACGGTCAGATGTCGCAGGTCGGCCCGGGTTACATCCGTATCGTCGCGGGTGGCGAGGAGGTGGCCCGGTACTCCTTCACCGGCTCCGAGTTCACCACCGAACGTGCCGTCATGCTGGGCGACTTCTATCTGAAGGACGTCTGGCGGTTCGCCGCCGTCGGACAGGGCTTCGACGGCGGTCTCGAGGCGCTGCTCAGGAACTTCGGCGGCGAGGTGATGGAGGAGGAGACGCCCGCCGCCGCCCCGCCGCAGCCTCAGGCCGGCGCCGGCGCGCCCAGTTTCGCGCCGCCCGCCCAGGCCGTCGCGGCGCCCGCCTTCGGAGCCCCGGCCGGAGCGCCCGCGCCGGCTCCCGTCCCGCAGCCCGCGGCTCCGCCGGCCCCCGCGCCGGCTCCGGCCGCCCAGGGCTTCGCGCCCCCGCCCGGTGCCACGCCGCCGCCTCCGGCCCCGGCGCCGTCGGTGCACGCCCAGCCGACGATCGTCGCGCCCATGACGCCGCCCGGTGGCACCCCGCCGCCGCCCGCCCCGGCGCCCGCGCCCTACGGCCAGCCCTCCGCGCCGCCGCCTCCCGGCTACGGCTACCCGCAGGCACCCCCGGCGCCGCAGGCACCCCAGGCCCCGGTGCCGCCGCCCGGCTACGGACAGCCCACCCCGCCCCCGGGATACGGCCAGCAGCCGCCCGCGTACGGGCAGGTCCCGGGCCAGATCCCCGGGCAGGTGCCAGGCCATGTCCCGCACGGTGCCCCCCATGGCGCCCCCCAGGCGCCCGGTGTCGCCGCGGCCCTCCAGCAGTTCAAGGAGACGCCGACCGGACAGCGCTGGACGCAGCAGAACAAGAAGATGGTCCGCGTCGACCTCGGCGTCGGCGGCCAGCCCGTGCTGGCCCGCCAGGGCAGCATGGTGCTCTACCAGGGCAAGGTGGACTTCAGCTACAAGGGCGCCGGCTTCTCCGGCCGGATCGTGGGCAACGCGACCGGCCAGGAGATGCAGCTGATGCGCTGCACCGGCCAGGGCCAGGTGTTCCTCGCCGAGGACAACACGATGGTGCACCCCATCGAACTCCAGGGCGACGGCATCTGTGTCTCCGCGGAGAACGTCCTCGCCTTCGACGAGGGCCTGCAGTACGAGGTCCGCCGGATCGAGGGTCACGGCATCCCCGGCGGCGCGCTGTTCACGATGCAGTTCACCGGCACCGGCACGATCGTCGTCAAGACGCACGGCACCCCCGTGGTGCTGCCCGTCACGCCCACGACGTTCGCCGACTGCAACGCCGTCGTCGCCTGGTCGTCCGCCGCGCAGGTGGTCGTCTCCAGCCAGGTCCGCATGCGCCGCAACGCCTACCCCGGCGACACCGGCGAGAGCGTGAACCTCCAGTTCCGGGCGGCGCCCGGCAGCTTCGTCGTCGTCCAGCCGTACGAGATCTGA
- a CDS encoding AIM24 family protein — MNQPLAGYAPAPVTARMENHGNHMAKVAMQTGHDLLARVGSMVAYEGFVQYEPNPPAVRQIAKDWLTGEGAPLMKCSGDGLLYLADYGANVVVINLNGDGISVNATNLLAFDAHLTWGVERVKGLAKFAGQGLWNTKISGQGWVALTSRGKPIVVDCGGGEDETYVDPDALVAWSPNLKVKGKRSFKAQSLIGRGSGEAYQMAFSGQGIVVVQPSEDSTDRLRVRG, encoded by the coding sequence ATGAACCAGCCGCTCGCGGGCTACGCCCCCGCACCCGTCACCGCCCGCATGGAGAACCACGGCAACCACATGGCCAAGGTGGCCATGCAGACCGGGCACGACCTCCTCGCACGCGTGGGCTCGATGGTCGCCTACGAGGGCTTCGTCCAGTACGAGCCCAACCCGCCCGCCGTCCGTCAGATCGCCAAGGACTGGCTCACCGGTGAGGGCGCGCCGCTGATGAAGTGCTCCGGCGACGGCCTGCTCTACCTCGCCGACTACGGCGCCAACGTCGTCGTGATCAACCTCAACGGCGACGGCATCTCCGTCAACGCCACCAACCTCCTCGCCTTCGACGCCCATCTGACGTGGGGGGTCGAGCGGGTGAAGGGCCTGGCGAAGTTCGCCGGGCAGGGCCTGTGGAACACCAAGATCTCCGGGCAGGGCTGGGTCGCGCTGACCTCCCGGGGCAAGCCGATCGTCGTCGACTGCGGCGGCGGCGAGGACGAGACGTACGTCGACCCCGACGCGCTCGTCGCCTGGTCGCCGAACCTCAAGGTGAAGGGCAAGCGCAGCTTCAAGGCGCAGTCCCTGATCGGCCGGGGCAGCGGTGAGGCCTACCAGATGGCCTTCTCCGGCCAGGGCATCGTCGTCGTCCAGCCGAGCGAGGACAGTACCGACCGCCTCCGGGTCCGGGGCTGA
- a CDS encoding AIM24 family protein — translation MQSPIFAYNDQQTQDRWSLQNKQMLRVALEGHDDVLARKGTMVAYQGLVEFDAEFQSNQQSRSRARTGEGLDLMRCHGQGVVYLANLKQHVHLVDVDQDGLTVDSSYVLAMDSSLHHEVIAVDSLYGISGSGKYQLNITGRGKVALMTSGMPLMMQVTPDKYVNCDADAIVAWSTGLRVQMQAQTHSSGVWRRRGSTGEGWELSFMGTGFALVQPSELLPPQNAQIGSGLAAQYGMGQQGARGQNQGNVWS, via the coding sequence ATGCAGAGCCCGATTTTCGCCTACAACGACCAGCAGACCCAGGACCGCTGGAGCCTGCAGAACAAGCAGATGCTCCGCGTCGCCCTGGAGGGGCACGACGACGTCCTCGCCCGCAAGGGCACGATGGTCGCCTACCAGGGACTCGTCGAGTTCGACGCCGAGTTCCAGAGCAACCAGCAGTCACGCTCGCGGGCGCGCACCGGTGAGGGCCTGGACCTCATGCGCTGTCACGGACAGGGGGTCGTCTACCTCGCCAACCTCAAGCAGCACGTCCACCTCGTGGACGTCGACCAGGACGGGCTGACCGTCGACAGCAGCTATGTGCTGGCGATGGACTCCTCGCTGCACCACGAGGTCATCGCCGTGGACAGCCTCTACGGCATCTCCGGCTCCGGGAAGTACCAGCTCAACATCACCGGCCGGGGCAAGGTCGCCCTGATGACCTCCGGCATGCCGCTGATGATGCAGGTGACGCCCGACAAGTACGTCAACTGCGACGCCGACGCGATCGTGGCCTGGTCCACCGGGCTGCGGGTGCAGATGCAGGCGCAGACGCACTCCTCCGGGGTGTGGCGGCGCCGCGGCAGCACCGGTGAGGGCTGGGAGCTCAGCTTCATGGGCACCGGCTTCGCGCTGGTCCAGCCCAGCGAACTGCTGCCGCCGCAGAACGCCCAGATCGGCTCCGGCCTCGCCGCCCAGTACGGCATGGGCCAGCAGGGCGCCCGGGGTCAGAACCAGGGCAACGTCTGGAGCTGA
- a CDS encoding NUDIX hydrolase, translated as MSLYDDAVLVLKGYEDQSELRQVYLDHLAEHPDGLWKACSDGHITASALVVDPDRGRVLLTLHKKLRMWLQMGGHCEPGDATLAAAALREATEESGVTGLTLLPGGPVRLDRHPIPAPCNWHLDVQYAVLAPSDAEHAISDESLDVRWFAYDEVPDVADASVVRLLEATRARL; from the coding sequence GTGAGCCTGTACGACGACGCGGTCCTGGTGCTCAAGGGGTACGAGGACCAGAGCGAGCTGCGCCAGGTCTACCTCGACCATCTCGCGGAGCACCCCGACGGCCTGTGGAAGGCCTGCTCGGACGGCCACATCACGGCGAGCGCCCTGGTGGTCGACCCCGACCGCGGGCGGGTGCTGCTGACGCTGCACAAAAAGCTCCGGATGTGGCTGCAGATGGGCGGCCACTGCGAGCCGGGCGACGCGACCCTGGCGGCGGCCGCCCTGCGTGAGGCCACCGAGGAGTCCGGCGTCACCGGTCTGACCCTGCTGCCGGGCGGCCCGGTGCGCCTCGACCGGCATCCCATCCCGGCGCCCTGCAACTGGCATCTGGACGTGCAGTACGCCGTCCTCGCGCCCTCGGACGCCGAGCACGCGATCAGCGACGAGTCACTGGACGTGCGCTGGTTCGCCTACGACGAGGTCCCGGACGTGGCGGACGCCTCGGTCGTACGGCTGCTGGAGGCCACGCGCGCGCGGCTGTGA
- a CDS encoding zinc-dependent metalloprotease: protein MSDTPFGFGLPPEEPDDGDEGKKKDQESGGGQGPSNPFGFGVPGAGGFGSPGADNPFAAMFGSLSPNDLGAAFQQLGQMLSYEGGPVNWDMAKQIARQTVSQGTADGTKDASVGPADRTAVQEAVRLADLWLDDATSLPSGAGTAVAWSRAEWVEATLPAWQELVDPVAERVGNAMGDVLPEEMQAMAGPLIGMMRSMGGAMFGTQIGQAVGVLAGEVVGSTDIGLPLGPAGKAALLPVNIESFGKDLGVPQEEVRLYLALREAAHQRLFAHVPWLRSHLFGAVDGYARGIKVDTAKLEDVVGQFDPQNPEQLQDALQQGMFQPEDTPEQKAALARLETALALVEGWVDAVVHAAAKPRLSSADALRETLRRRRASGGPAEQTFATLIGLELRPRRLRDASRLWASLTDARGVDGRDALWHHPDMLPTASDLDDPDGFVHREQIDFSELDKMLGEAASGGSTGKPDLSKGPEDGEDRRKDDDGE, encoded by the coding sequence GTGAGTGACACCCCATTCGGATTCGGCCTTCCGCCGGAGGAGCCGGACGACGGCGACGAGGGCAAGAAGAAGGACCAGGAGAGCGGTGGTGGTCAGGGACCGTCCAACCCGTTCGGCTTCGGGGTGCCCGGTGCCGGAGGCTTTGGCAGCCCGGGCGCCGACAATCCGTTCGCAGCGATGTTCGGTTCGCTGAGCCCCAACGACCTGGGCGCCGCCTTCCAGCAGCTCGGCCAGATGCTCTCGTACGAGGGCGGCCCGGTGAACTGGGACATGGCCAAGCAGATCGCCCGCCAGACGGTCTCCCAGGGCACGGCGGACGGCACCAAGGACGCCAGCGTCGGCCCCGCCGATCGCACCGCCGTGCAGGAGGCGGTCCGCCTCGCCGACCTGTGGCTCGACGACGCGACGTCGCTGCCGTCGGGTGCGGGCACCGCCGTCGCCTGGAGCCGCGCGGAGTGGGTCGAGGCGACCCTGCCCGCGTGGCAGGAGCTGGTCGACCCGGTGGCCGAGCGCGTCGGCAACGCCATGGGCGACGTGCTGCCCGAGGAGATGCAGGCCATGGCCGGCCCGCTGATCGGCATGATGCGCTCGATGGGCGGCGCCATGTTCGGCACGCAGATCGGGCAGGCCGTGGGCGTGCTCGCGGGCGAGGTCGTCGGCTCCACCGACATCGGCCTGCCGCTCGGCCCGGCGGGGAAGGCCGCGCTCCTTCCGGTCAACATCGAGTCGTTCGGCAAGGACCTCGGTGTGCCGCAGGAGGAGGTGCGCCTGTATCTGGCGCTGCGCGAGGCCGCCCACCAGCGGCTCTTCGCCCATGTGCCATGGCTGCGCTCCCATCTGTTCGGCGCGGTCGACGGGTACGCGCGCGGGATCAAGGTCGACACCGCCAAGCTGGAGGACGTCGTCGGCCAGTTCGACCCTCAGAACCCCGAGCAGCTCCAGGACGCGCTCCAGCAGGGCATGTTCCAGCCGGAGGACACCCCGGAGCAGAAGGCCGCCCTGGCCCGTCTGGAGACGGCTCTGGCGCTGGTCGAGGGCTGGGTGGACGCGGTGGTGCACGCGGCCGCGAAGCCCCGTCTGTCGTCCGCGGACGCGCTGCGCGAGACGCTGCGCCGCCGTCGTGCCTCGGGCGGTCCGGCCGAGCAGACCTTCGCCACGCTCATCGGGCTCGAGCTGCGTCCGCGCCGGCTGCGCGACGCCTCCCGGCTGTGGGCCTCGCTGACGGACGCGCGCGGTGTCGACGGCCGGGACGCCCTGTGGCACCACCCGGACATGCTGCCGACGGCGAGCGACCTGGACGACCCGGACGGCTTCGTGCACCGCGAGCAGATCGATTTCTCCGAGCTCGACAAGATGCTCGGCGAGGCGGCGAGCGGCGGCTCCACGGGCAAGCCCGACCTGAGCAAGGGCCCCGAGGACGGCGAGGACCGCCGGAAGGACGACGACGGCGAGTGA
- a CDS encoding SDR family oxidoreductase, with product MSSPDPQVRAARNRSTPPARGVRGPVVAVTGAASGVGALLTERLVASDEVKQVIAIDERRGDCAEAQWHILDVRDPAIAEKLRGADVVVHLALDLDLETDPAARTAYNVRGTQTVLTAAAAAGVHRVVLCTSAMVYGALPDNELPLSEDAELRATAEATGVGDLLEIERLARRAPRAHPGLNVTVVRPAVLVGGTDTALTRYFESPRLLVVAGSRPAWQFCHVEDLCGALEYAVLEKVDGELAVGCDGWLEQEEVEELSGIRRMELPSAVALGAAARLHRIGLTPSPAGDLAYTMYPWVVSGSRLHDAGWRPQWTNEEVLAELLEEVSGRHTVAGRRLGRKDATAAGAAGATVALLGAAAVVRRARKARRRI from the coding sequence GTGAGTTCCCCCGATCCGCAGGTTCGCGCAGCGCGAAACCGGTCAACCCCTCCCGCGCGCGGTGTGCGCGGTCCCGTCGTCGCGGTCACCGGTGCCGCGTCCGGCGTCGGTGCCCTGCTCACGGAGCGGCTCGTCGCCTCCGACGAGGTCAAGCAGGTCATCGCGATCGACGAGCGGCGCGGCGACTGCGCGGAGGCGCAGTGGCACATCCTGGACGTCCGTGACCCGGCCATCGCGGAGAAGCTGCGCGGCGCCGACGTCGTCGTGCACCTGGCGCTCGACCTCGATCTGGAGACGGATCCCGCCGCGCGGACCGCCTACAACGTTCGGGGGACCCAGACCGTCCTGACGGCCGCCGCGGCCGCCGGAGTGCACCGCGTGGTGCTGTGCACCTCCGCGATGGTCTACGGCGCCCTGCCGGACAACGAGCTGCCACTGTCCGAGGACGCCGAGCTGCGGGCGACCGCCGAGGCCACCGGCGTCGGCGACCTGCTGGAGATCGAGCGCCTGGCACGCCGCGCCCCCCGCGCCCACCCGGGCCTCAACGTCACCGTCGTCCGTCCGGCCGTCCTGGTCGGCGGCACCGACACCGCGCTGACCAGGTACTTCGAGTCGCCTCGGCTGCTGGTGGTCGCCGGGTCGCGGCCCGCCTGGCAGTTCTGCCATGTCGAGGACCTGTGCGGCGCCCTGGAGTACGCCGTCCTGGAGAAGGTCGACGGGGAACTGGCCGTCGGCTGCGACGGATGGCTGGAGCAGGAGGAGGTCGAGGAGCTCAGCGGGATCCGGCGGATGGAACTGCCGTCCGCGGTGGCCCTCGGCGCGGCGGCCCGGCTGCACCGCATCGGCCTGACGCCGTCCCCGGCGGGCGACCTCGCCTACACGATGTACCCCTGGGTGGTCAGCGGGAGCCGGCTGCACGACGCCGGGTGGCGGCCGCAGTGGACCAACGAGGAGGTGCTCGCGGAGCTGCTGGAGGAGGTCTCCGGACGGCACACGGTCGCCGGACGGCGCCTGGGCCGCAAGGACGCCACGGCCGCCGGTGCCGCGGGCGCGACGGTGGCGCTGCTGGGCGCCGCGGCGGTGGTCCGCAGGGCGCGCAAGGCCCGCCGCCGGATCTGA
- a CDS encoding molybdenum cofactor biosynthesis protein MoaE has product MAPTSDHPGEQGAQDPVKLIGIRETPLSVDEVFRAVGDDASGGTALFVGTVRNHDGGADVDALTYSCHPSAEAEMRRIAEKVVAGFPVRALAAVHRVGDLAVGDLAVVVAVSCPHRGEAFEACRKLIDDLKHEVPIWKHQRFSDGTEEWVGAC; this is encoded by the coding sequence ATGGCACCTACCAGTGATCACCCCGGTGAGCAGGGCGCTCAGGACCCGGTCAAGCTCATCGGCATCCGTGAGACACCCCTCTCCGTGGACGAGGTCTTCCGGGCCGTCGGGGACGACGCGTCCGGCGGGACCGCGTTGTTCGTGGGCACCGTGCGCAACCACGACGGGGGTGCCGACGTGGACGCGCTGACGTACTCGTGCCATCCCAGCGCCGAGGCGGAGATGCGCCGGATCGCGGAGAAGGTCGTCGCCGGGTTCCCGGTGCGGGCGCTCGCCGCAGTGCACCGCGTGGGCGACCTCGCGGTCGGTGACCTCGCCGTCGTCGTCGCCGTCTCCTGCCCCCACCGCGGCGAGGCGTTCGAGGCGTGCCGGAAGCTGATCGACGACCTCAAGCACGAGGTGCCGATCTGGAAGCACCAGAGGTTCTCGGACGGCACCGAGGAGTGGGTCGGCGCCTGCTGA